One window of Saccharomyces mikatae IFO 1815 strain IFO1815 genome assembly, chromosome: 8 genomic DNA carries:
- the RIX1 gene encoding Rix1p (similar to Saccharomyces cerevisiae RIX1 (YHR197W); ancestral locus Anc_4.365): MSEEYIAASTLARNLEFSKGNEFHTILTTLRSPVYVNEQLLKSELGFLVTKILKLLRSSNDFDLWKGCHTSVVVCAYNPLILSTHGGQLLAAVYSRLEQKTNFYSSVISSSHGKQLFNTLISSMAIIIDLMKNKPTLSREALVPKLRAIIPTLITLSQYEPELVLPVLQKLLKRNTTTFKPFVNKFRTVLTNLIISDYASLGSKTQKLVCDNFAYLHLLKIQVSNTNDDETQAHHKVYADSNWRTGLLSILSQFKPVVLLCGEILDFEQDNELYKLIKSLPDKDESNDKADFLPALKLDFNAPLTLWEIPQRLSLFVDMLVAFISLPTPFPIRVPLGGINSLSEVLLGINNKYLPLKKELRRDNELNGVINSILPQIQFQGIRLWETMVSKYGKCGLSFFEGILSSVELFIPLKRKNNKEIDFSVVGSLKFEFFTIFRLINMMMSHLGHQLNTISVISQLIDVALFLSRDKTMIDSLFKNRKGNMKQQAKTKQSKKSKSTEGAFSDIYTHPELFICRNSMNWLNEINEFFTTVLNNWILPSTPHIQILKYSITQSLRLKEKLGYIPESFVDLLRSEVLHPGNERVSILPIAISLLKNTNDDMFELLCHPKVPVGMMYQLHKPLDLGEEEKVEERNNERERETNGSYSHASTDLKTFKALENLENVAIPEPERTVPELMDNTAVFKKRTVEDIIEKETASLNKKVKVVEETTVENGKELTVEETIGQTKLDAKLVEDSDDEEQEFEIPAIELSDEDEDDEKEE; this comes from the coding sequence ATGTCGGAGGAATATATTGCAGCTTCTACCTTGGCCAGAAACTTGGAATTTTCCAAGGGGAATGAGTTCCATACTATTTTGACGACATTAAGATCGCCCGTTTATGTTAATGAACAGCTATTGAAATCTGAATTGGGTTTCCTTGTTACAAAAATTCTGAAATTACTCAGGTCAAGCAATGATTTTGACCTTTGGAAGGGATGTCATACTTCTGTTGTAGTTTGCGCCTATAATCCATTGATTTTATCTACCCATGGTGGACAATTACTTGCTGCTGTTTATTCAAGGCTAGAACAAAAGACAAATTTTTACTCTTCcgttatttcttcttcacaTGGAAAGCAGTTATTCAATACTCTGATTTCCTCTATGGCAATTATCATTGATCTAATGAAGAATAAACCTACATTGTCAAGAGAGGCGTTGGTTCCTAAACTAAGAGCTATAATTCCAACATTAATTACTCTGTCTCAATACGAGCCCGAACTCGTTTTACCAGTGTTACAAAAATTattaaagagaaatacCACTACATTTAAGCCATTTGTCAATAAATTTCGTACTGTTCTAACTAATTTAATCATATCAGATTATGCCTCTTTAGGCTCTAAAACGCAGAAACTCGTTTGTGATAATTTTGCTTATTTGCATTTGCTAAAGATTCAAGTTAGCAATACAAACGATGACGAAACCCAGGCGCATCACAAAGTTTATGCTGATTCTAATTGGAGAACAGGGCTATTATCTATCTTATCACAATTCAAACCGGTTGTTTTGTTATGTGGAGAGATTTTGGATTTTGAACAAGATAATGAGCTGTACAAATTAATCAAATCTTTACCAGATAAAGATGAATCCAACGATAAAGCTGATTTTTTGCCCGCATTGAAACTTGACTTCAATGCACCTTTAACTTTGTGGGAAATTCCACAACGTTTGTCATTATTTGTGGACATGCTTGTTGCATTCATCTCTTTGCCTACTCCATTTCCCATTCGAGTTCCATTGGGTGGTATCAACTCTCTTTCTGAAGTTTTGTTAGGAATTAACAACAAATATTTACctttaaagaaagaactACGTCGCGATAATGAATTAAATGGTGTCATCAATAGTATCTTACCTCAAATACAATTCCAGGGTATCAGGTTGTGGGAAACTATGGTTTCTAAATATGGAAAGTGTGGCTTATCATTTTTCGAAGgtattctttcttctgttgaacttttcattcccttaaaaagaaagaacaataaAGAGATTGACTTTAGTGTTGTGGGGTCCTTGAAATTCGAGTTTTTCACTATTTTCAGACTAATAAATATGATGATGTCACACTTAGGTCACCAACTAAACACAATTAGCGTCATATCTCAATTAATCGATGTCGCATTGTTTTTATCTCGCGATAAAACAATGATTGATTCTCTGTTTAAGAATCGTAAAGGAAATATGAAGCAACAGGCTAAAACGAAACAATcgaagaaaagtaaaagtaCCGAAGGTGCATTTTCTGACATTTATACGCATCCAGAATTATTCATATGCAGGAATTCCATGAATTGGTTGAATGAGattaatgaattttttactACGGTGTTAAATAATTGGATTTTACCTTCCACTCCAcatattcaaattttgaaatatagTATCACACAATCTTTAAGATTGAAGGAAAAACTTGGTTATATTCCAGAAAGCTTTGTTGATCTTTTACGTTCTGAAGTTCTTCACCCAGGTAATGAACGGGTTTCAATTTTACCGATTGCAATATCACTGTTAAAGAATACAAACGATGATATGTTTGAGTTACTGTGTCATCCAAAAGTTCCGGTTGGTATGATGTACCAATTGCACAAACCTTTGGATCTAGGCGAAGAGGAAAAGGTGGAAGAAAGGAACAATGAGAGAGAGAGAGAGACTAACGGATCATATTCTCATGCAAGTACCGATttaaaaactttcaaagcgttagaaaatttggaaaacgTAGCAATTCCTGAACCCGAACGCACAGTTCCGGAGCTAATGGACAACACCGCCGTCTTTAAGAAGAGAACAGTAGAAgacattattgaaaaagaaactgcaTCTCTGAACAAGAAAGTAAAAGTTGTAGAGGAAACAACCGTTGAAAATGGCAAAGAATTGACCGTGGAAGAAACTATAGGTCAAACTAAATTGGATGCTAAGCTAGTGGAGGACAGtgacgatgaagaacaAGAGTTCGAAATTCCTGCTATTGAATTGagtgatgaagatgaggatgatgagAAAGAGGAATAA
- the AIM18 gene encoding Aim18p (similar to Saccharomyces cerevisiae AIM18 (YHR198C)), whose amino-acid sequence MLKSVQRALAKCQRSPSVIHWQCPRRNFVSVRTSKYRGRFSSSLRYWPWLAVSTLITASLCYYDQPLQNDDKTDAFPSYTESVQVDSSVSDFPLTIDALNFPVSTTFKLLGYGQRHVTFLRFKVYALGLYLAENDKNLVANTLNEAYLHKYFLEVDDSKTTKENLARFLRQDDSKSVMMIDDLLDSGMRMLAKITPVRNTDFKHLKEGLVKTISKHPDVINNKETLENGLEELNKAFSRKGSVRKNDDLIIELLANGSMQFSYHDSKTNEFEVMGVVNNQLVGKFLFSQYLSGNRSPSPQAKKTAIDKLVTLL is encoded by the coding sequence ATGCTAAAATCAGTTCAGCGAGCACTAGCAAAGTGTCAAAGATCTCCATCAGTCATCCATTGGCAATGTCctagaagaaattttgtCAGTGTGCGGACCTCTAAGTACCGTGGACGTTTTAGTTCGTCACTTCGCTATTGGCCTTGGCTTGCGGTATCAACATTGATCACTGCTTCATTGTGCTATTATGATCAACCGTTACAAAATGACGATAAAACGGACGCTTTCCCTTCCTATACTGAATCGGTACAGGTTGATTCAAGCGTATCGGATTTCCCTCTGACAATTGATGCTTTAAATTTTCCTGTCTCTACCACTTTCAAACTATTGGGGTACGGTCAAAGGCATGTCACGTTTTTGAGATTCAAAGTTTATGCCTTGGGTCTTTATCTAGCTGAAAACGATAAGAACCTTGTCGCAAACACTCTAAATGAAGCTTATTTACATAAATATTTCCTTGAAGTGGACGATTCCAAGACTACTAAGGAGAATCTGGCTAGATTTTTAAGACAGGATGATTCAAAGTCGGTAATGATGATTGACGATTTACTGGATTCGGGAATGAGGATGTTGGCAAAAATAACACCCGTAAGAAATACAGATTTTAAGCATCTCAAGGAGGGACTAGTTAAAACCATTTCCAAACACCCTGATGTGATAAACAATAAAGAAACACTGGAAAACGGGCTGGAAGAGTTGAATAAAGCCTTTTCACGTAAAGGGTCCGTCAGAAAAAATGACGATTTGATCATTGAATTATTAGCCAACGGCTCTATGCAATTTTCGTACCACGATAGTAAAACTAACGAATTTGAAGTTATGGGGGTAGTCAACAATCAGTTAGTCGGAAAATTTCTGTTTAGCCAGTATTTAAGTGGGAACAGATCCCCTTCTCCACAGGCCAAGAAAACAGCCATCGACAAATTGGTCACGCTCTTATAA
- the AIM46 gene encoding Aim46p (similar to Saccharomyces cerevisiae AIM46 (YHR199C); ancestral locus Anc_4.369), producing MSLISKVLVKRSCFGVGIRRTPHWYSQYSTTGNVRVNKKSSKVVPVLTALALASIFAKKWYDNSQIKKADATSVTVDPAISAFPKKMGPPQWPFSTQYELLGKGVRCVSSITFKAYGLGIYMAVEDKHLVAEVLDSKFLSQAFIDTESSSSLVKSHQEKLRDALNDPAKAPILINNLLDSGIRLMSKNTPIKAGSFKLLMDGTKKSVFKNPDSQLQDKDRLEAGFQELHDCFRSVKGLVARDDDFFIELNNDCSMNLFYYARKKDKLVTLGTVKEPLIGKLLFAQYLSAVDPPSLEAKQDVMDALVSLS from the coding sequence ATGAGCTTAATCAGTAAAGTTCTGGTGAAAAGAAGTTGTTTCGGGGTAGGCATAAGGAGGACTCCTCATTGGTATTCCCAGTACTCCACCACGGGCAACGTCCGTGTGAACAAAAAGAGTAGCAAGGTAGTACCGGTGTTGACAGCATTAGCGCTGGCCTCTATTTTTGCGAAAAAATGGTATGATAATTCACAAATCAAGAAGGCGGATGCCACCAGCGTCACAGTCGACCCGGCCATCTCTGCATTTCCCAAGAAGATGGGCCCTCCACAGTGGCCATTTTCAACACAGTACGAGCTACTGGGTAAGGGTGTGCGGTGTGTCTCCTCCATCACCTTCAAAGCATATGGGCTAGGCATATATATGGCTGTGGAGGATAAGCACCTAGTCGCTGAAGTGTTGGACTCGAAGTTCTTGTCTCAGGCGTTCATCGACACTGAATCTTCCTCGTCTCTAGTGAAGTCACATCAAGAAAAGCTACGGGATGCCCTGAACGACCCTGCCAAGGCCCCCATCTTGATCAATAATCTCTTAGACAGCGGAATCCGGCTTATGTCCAAGAATACTCCGATAAAAGCAGGATCCTTCAAGCTTTTAATGGACGGTACCAAGAAGAGCGTTTTTAAGAACCCCGATTCTCAGCTACAAGACAAGGACCGGTTAGAAGCTGGCTTCCAAGAATTGCATGACTGCTTTAGGAGTGTTAAGGGGCTTGTAGCTCGGgatgatgattttttcatcgagCTGAATAACGATTGCTCTATGAACCTGTTCTATTACGCAAGGAAAAAGGACAAACTTGTTACACTGGGCACCGTGAAAGAGCCTCTCATCGGGAAACTCTTGTTCGCTCAGTACCTCAGCGCTGTGGATCCTCCTTCACTAGAAGCTAAGCAGGATGTGATGGATGCCCTCGTGTCTCTATCCTAG
- the RPN10 gene encoding proteasome regulatory particle base subunit RPN10 (similar to Saccharomyces cerevisiae RPN10 (YHR200W); ancestral locus Anc_4.372) → MVLEATVLVIDNSEYSRNGDFPRTRFEAQIDSVEFIFQAKRNNNPENTVGLISGAGANPRVLSTFTAEFGKILAGLHDTQIEGKLHMVTALQIAQLTLKHRQNKVQHQRIVAFVCSPINDSRDELIRLAKSLKKNNVAVDIINFGEVEHNTELLDEFIGAVNNPQEESSHLLTVTPGSRLLYENIASSPIILEEGSSGMGTFGGSGADSEANGAFMDFGVDPSMDPELAMALRLSMEEEQQRQERLRQQQQQQDQPEQPEQPQDK, encoded by the coding sequence ATGGTATTAGAGGCTACAGTGCTAGTGATTGATAATTCAGAGTACTCCCGCAATGGGGACTTCCCTAGGACAAGGTTTGAAGCCCAGATTGACTCCGTAgaattcatttttcaagctAAGAGAAACAACAATCCAGAGAATACAGTGGGACTTATCTCTGGTGCTGGCGCTAACCCTCGAGTGCTATCCACATTTACCGCAGAGTTTGGGAAGATTCTTGCTGGATTGCACGACACGCAGATCGAGGGTAAGCTGCATATGGTGACCGCGTTACAGATTGCTCAGCTGACTTTGAAGCACCGCCAGAATAAGGTCCAACACCAAAGAATTGTGGCGTTTGTGTGCAGTCCAATTAATGATTCTCGAGATGAGTTAATCAGGTTGGCCAAATcgctgaagaaaaacaatgtTGCCGTAGACATTATCAACTTTGGCGAGGTTGAGCACAACACAGAGTTGCTGGATGAGTTCATTGGGGCGGTTAACAACCCTCAAGAGGAGAGTAGTCATTTACTTACCGTTACGCCCGGATCTAGATTGTTGTACGAGAACATCGCATCCTCTCCTATAATTCTCGAAGAGGGTTCCTCTGGTATGGGTACGTTTGGTGGTTCTGGCGCAGATTCCGAAGCCAACGGCGCATTTATGGACTTTGGCGTAGATCCATCAATGGATCCGGAACTAGCAATGGCTTTGCGTCTGTCTATGGAGGAAGAACAACAAAGACAAGAAAGGCTAAgacaacagcagcaacagcaagaCCAACCCGAACAACCCGAACAACCTCAAGACAAATAG
- the PPX1 gene encoding exopolyphosphatase (similar to Saccharomyces cerevisiae PPX1 (YHR201C); ancestral locus Anc_4.377), with product MSPLKKTIPEFLTHLKSLPISKIATNSVLTICVGNESADMDSIASAITFSYCQYIYNEISNSEEKEKNGLNIPIIDIPREDLNLRRDVIYVLEKLKITEEELFFIEDLKSLKEHVPYGTKVNSYLVDNNDTPKNLKNYIDNVIGIIDHHFDVKKHIDAEPRIVKVSGSCSSLVFNYWYEKLQGDREVVMNIAPLLMGAFLIDTSNMERKVESSDKLAIKRCQDVLDHAANEVSAQGLQDTRVFYKEMKSRKNDIKGFSVSDILKKDYKQFNFQGKGTKGLEIGLSSIVKRMSWLFNEHDGEAEFIKQCKKFQTERGLNVLVLLTSWRKAGDSHRELVMLGDPNVLCKLIDRVSEKLQLQKFSGKLEEGVAMFKQLNVEATRKQVVPYLEEAYSKLEG from the coding sequence ATGTcacctttgaaaaagacaatCCCTGAATTTTTAACTCACTTAAAATCGTTGCCAATTTCGAAAATTGCAACCAACAGCGTGTTGACAATATGTGTTGGTAACGAATCAGCAGATATGGATTCAATTGCTAGTGCGATCACTTTTTCATACTGTCAGTACATTTATAACGAAATCAGCAATTCcgaagagaaagagaagaatgGCTTAAATATACCGATTATCGACATTCCTAGGGAAGATCTCAATCTAAGAAGAGACGTAATATACGTtttagaaaaattgaaaattacGGAGGAggaattatttttcatcGAAGATCTAAAGAGCTTGAAAGAACATGTTCCCTATGGTACTAAAGTAAACTCCTACCTGGTCGATAACAACGACACTCCgaaaaatttaaagaattACATAGATAACGTCATCGGTATTATAGATCATCATTTTGATGTGAAAAAGCACATAGATGCTGAACCTCGAATTGTAAAAGTTTCTGGGAGTTGCTCATCGTTAGTCTTTAATTACTGGTACGAAAAATTGCAAGGCGACCGTGAAGTGGTGATGAACATTGCCCCCCTTTTGATGGGAGCCTTTCTGATAGATACTTCGAATATGGAGCGTAAAGTGGAATCGAGTGATAAGTTAGCCATAAAAAGATGCCAAGATGTGCTTGATCATGCAGCCAATGAAGTGTCTGCGCAAGGTCTACAGGACACCCGGGTGTTCTACAAGGAGAtgaaatcaagaaagaatgaTATTAAAGGATTTTCGGTAAGCgatattttaaagaaagacTACAAACAATTCAATTTTCAAGGAAAGGGAACCAAAGGCTTGGAAATCGGTCTTTCATCCATAGTGAAAAGGATGTCATGGCTATTCAATGAACATGATGGAGAAGCAGAGTTTATCAAGCAGTGCAAGAAATTCCAAACCGAGAGGGGGCTCAATGTATTAGTCCTACTGACGTCATGGAGGAAAGCTGGTGATTCGCACAGAGAACTGGTTATGTTGGGTGACCCTAATGTGTTGTGTAAACTAATCGATAGAGTAAGCGAAAAGCTTCAACtgcaaaaattttcaggcAAACTCGAGGAAGGTGTAGCGATGTTTAAGCAGTTGAACGTCGAAGCGACCAGGAAACAAGTCGTTCCCTATTTGGAGGAAGCGTACTCAAAACTGGAAGGGTGA